Proteins co-encoded in one Juglans regia cultivar Chandler chromosome 16, Walnut 2.0, whole genome shotgun sequence genomic window:
- the LOC109007470 gene encoding uncharacterized protein LOC109007470, translating to MADMQIVPASKNVEAQYVEMMVPLYSYGCEKKIKKTLSHLKGIYSVNVDYNQQKVTVWGICNKYNVLATIRSKRKEARFWNPEDNNITLLEDEEEEDSSRPSLISHEYSRPRDHFKLSLPFTMVRSLSWKLAWKKVFTRSNSF from the exons ATGGCGGACATGCAAATTGTTCCTGCTTCCAAGAATGTGGAAGCACAGTACGTGGAGATGATGGTGCCTCTGTATTCTTACGGGTGTGAGAAGAAAATCAAGAAGACCTTATCCCATCTCAAAG GGATATACTCAGTAAATGTGGATTATAATCAACAGAAGGTGACGGTGTGGGGAATTTGCAACAAATACAATGTGCTGGCCACCATTAGAAGCAAGAGGAAAGAAGCTCGTTTCTGGAATCCAGAAGACAACAATATCACATTattggaagatgaagaagaagaagactcatCACGGCCATCACTTATTTCACATGAATATTCTCGGCCAAGAGATCACTTCAAGCTTTCTTTGCCCTTCACCATGGTTCGATCTCTAAGCTGGAAATTAGCATGGAAGAAGGTCTTCACCAGATCCAATTCATTCTGA
- the LOC109007520 gene encoding heavy metal-associated isoprenylated plant protein 9 — MGEEAKQEQAKAEAQPEEKKEEKTEEKKDQEKPEEKEEPKPPSPFVLYVDLHCVGCAKKIEKTIMGIRGVEGVEVDMAKNEVTIKGIVEPQAVCMKIMKKTKRRTKVLSPLPASEGEPIPEVVASQVSGLITVELIVDMHCEACAEQLKRKILKMRGVQTAVTELSTGKVMVTGTMDAEKLVDYVYKRTKKQARIVPQPEPEPEKKDENKEAEKPAEEAKAEEKPPEDEEAKKDDKVGAKESKELEAKKEGGEAEDSVYVVDHEEGMKRMMYYYEPVYVMERIPPPQLFSDENPNACCIS, encoded by the exons ATGGGGGAAGAAGCTAAACAG GAACAAGCTAAGGCAGAGGCTCAGCcagaggagaagaaagaagagaaaacagaggagaagAAGGATCAAGAGAAGCCAGAGGAGAAGGAAGAGCCAAAACCACCATCTCCATTTGTCTTGTACGTGGACTTGCATTGTGTTGGATGTGCCAAGAAGATTGAGAAGACCATAATGGGAATTagag GAGTGGAGGGGGTTGAGGTAGACATGGCTAAAAACGAAGTGACCATAAAGGGAATAGTGGAGCCTCAAGCTGTGtgcatgaaaatcatgaaaaagacGAAAAGAAGAACCAAAGTCCTATCCCCATTGCCAGCATCTGAGGGTGAACCCATCCCAGAAGTTGTTGCCTCCCAG GTTTCTGGATTAATAACAGTGGAACTCATTGTAGACATGCATTGTGAGGCCTGTGCTGAACAACTTAAGAGGAAGATACTCAAAATGagag GAGTTCAAACAGCCGTGACGGAGCTCAGTACTGGAAAGGTCATGGTTACGGGGACCATGGACGCAGAAAAGCTTGTGGACTATGTCTATAAGCGCACCAAAAAGCAAGCTCGAATTGTACCACAGCCCGAGCCCGAGCCCGAGAAGAAAGACGAAAACAAAGAAGCCGAGAAGCCCGCAGAAGAAGCAAAAGCAGAAGAAAAACCAccagaagatgaagaagctaAGAAAGACGACAAGGTGGGCGCTAAGGAAAGCAAGGAATTAGAGGCAAAGAAGGAAGGAGGAGAAGCAGAAGACAGCGTATACGTCGTTGATCATGAGGAGGGTATGAAGAGAATGATGTACTATTATGAGCCAGTCTATGTGATGGAACGAATCCCACCCCCTCAGCTCTTCAGCGATGAGAATCCCAATGCATGTtgcatttcataa